The following proteins come from a genomic window of Alicyclobacillus dauci:
- the xylB gene encoding xylulokinase, translating into MGARQQIAIGIDVGTSGTKVIAVSEQGKVLTSAVAGYPMSVPRTGWAEQKPLDWWSGTVRATRTVMGYVVRNVPSYEVISIGFSGQMHGLVPLDNNKEVIRPSIIWCDTRTVQETEWLENSLGKEAIIQYTSNPPLPNFTLTKLLWMRNYEPSLFQRIRHVLLPKDYVRFKICGSLAMDISDASGTLMFDVQKREWSTEMCSASGIPIEWLPAVAGASEVVGYVTESAAKELNIPRGVPVVAGAGDQAAGAVGLNVVEPGTVSVVLGTSGVVLTPTNEPLKDPIGRLHTFCHAYEDRWFVMGVTQAAGGSLQWYRRRFAAEFEQLAEQNNTDIYTLLLEAAAKAPAGSDGLLFLPYLMGERAPHLDPYASGTWLGIHWNHEREHFLRAVLEGVSYSLKDCWGIIANMGLDAHTWRVSGGGAQGELWMGILSSVLGRTLDVIQASHGPAFGAAVLGAQGVGLLPRKGKELDAWFNVGKQSSPDSDWVSIYDKMYPMYRQAYHDLKGLMRDLYHV; encoded by the coding sequence ATGGGAGCCAGACAGCAGATTGCCATTGGAATCGACGTGGGTACGTCGGGTACAAAAGTGATTGCTGTATCTGAGCAAGGAAAGGTTCTTACCAGTGCGGTTGCCGGTTATCCGATGTCAGTTCCGCGTACAGGGTGGGCTGAACAAAAACCATTGGACTGGTGGTCGGGAACTGTTCGTGCGACAAGAACGGTAATGGGGTACGTTGTTAGAAATGTTCCTAGTTATGAGGTCATTTCTATCGGCTTTTCGGGACAAATGCATGGCCTTGTTCCTCTTGATAACAATAAAGAAGTCATTCGTCCCTCGATTATTTGGTGCGACACAAGAACCGTTCAGGAAACAGAGTGGCTGGAGAATAGCTTAGGAAAAGAGGCCATTATCCAGTACACCAGTAATCCCCCTTTGCCTAACTTTACACTCACAAAGCTATTGTGGATGAGGAATTATGAACCTTCTCTATTTCAAAGGATAAGGCATGTACTTCTACCGAAAGATTATGTTCGGTTCAAAATCTGCGGTTCCCTTGCGATGGATATCTCAGATGCTTCCGGAACGCTTATGTTTGACGTGCAAAAACGTGAGTGGTCTACAGAGATGTGTAGTGCTTCCGGGATACCGATTGAATGGTTGCCGGCAGTCGCAGGGGCGAGTGAAGTTGTTGGTTATGTAACCGAGTCTGCAGCCAAAGAACTCAACATACCACGGGGTGTGCCTGTCGTTGCCGGGGCAGGAGATCAGGCTGCGGGAGCAGTGGGCTTAAACGTTGTGGAACCGGGAACTGTTTCGGTCGTACTTGGTACTTCTGGCGTAGTGCTCACACCAACAAACGAGCCATTAAAAGACCCGATAGGCCGGCTTCACACGTTTTGCCATGCTTACGAGGACCGTTGGTTTGTAATGGGAGTTACGCAAGCTGCTGGAGGTTCTTTACAGTGGTATAGAAGAAGGTTTGCTGCTGAGTTTGAACAATTGGCGGAACAAAACAACACAGATATTTATACGTTATTACTCGAAGCGGCCGCAAAAGCTCCAGCCGGTTCCGACGGCTTGCTATTTCTCCCATACCTCATGGGCGAACGAGCTCCTCACCTAGACCCGTATGCTAGTGGCACTTGGTTGGGTATTCACTGGAATCATGAGCGGGAGCATTTCCTTCGTGCGGTTCTAGAAGGCGTATCCTATAGTCTAAAAGACTGTTGGGGAATCATTGCGAACATGGGCCTTGATGCGCATACCTGGCGAGTATCCGGAGGGGGTGCTCAAGGAGAGTTGTGGATGGGCATCTTATCAAGTGTTTTAGGGAGAACTCTGGATGTTATCCAGGCATCTCACGGCCCGGCATTTGGTGCGGCGGTTCTAGGAGCGCAAGGTGTTGGCTTACTGCCGAGAAAAGGAAAGGAACTCGATGCATGGTTCAATGTCGGGAAGCAAAGTTCTCCTGATAGCGACTGGGTTTCTATTTACGACAAGATGTATCCGATGTACAGACAAGCCTATCACGACCTGAAGGGCTTAATGCGCGATTTGTACCACGTTTAG
- a CDS encoding NAD(P)-dependent alcohol dehydrogenase, whose product MEKQANQLPETMKVAVMTDIHKVELEERPVPSLGSNDVLVKVMAVGVCGSDVHYYDHGRIGNFVVEKPIILGHECAGVVAAVGEEVTRFKVGDRVAVEPGVTCGRCEYCKSGRYNLCKEVEFLATPPFDGSFAQYIKHREDFLFPLPDNMTFEEGALVEPFSVGIHACKRARVQPGSTVAILGMGPVGLMAVVAAKCFGAAQIYVTDIEPARLEAAKRLGATEAFNVKDVDAVAEIKRLTHDAGVDVAIETAGNPRALQTGLAAVRPGGALAIVGLPAQDEIPLNVPLISSYEIDIHGIFRYANTYPLGISFLASNDFDLNAVITDKYPLEQTQDALERALTNKSGSLKVMVYPNGQ is encoded by the coding sequence ATGGAAAAACAGGCAAATCAACTACCAGAAACAATGAAGGTGGCTGTCATGACGGACATCCACAAAGTAGAATTAGAGGAGAGACCCGTTCCTTCGTTGGGGTCTAATGACGTGTTAGTCAAGGTCATGGCGGTGGGGGTTTGTGGTTCTGACGTTCATTACTACGATCACGGACGGATTGGCAACTTTGTCGTTGAAAAACCAATTATTTTAGGTCACGAGTGTGCTGGCGTTGTAGCTGCGGTGGGTGAAGAAGTCACGCGTTTTAAGGTAGGCGACCGAGTCGCAGTGGAACCAGGTGTGACTTGCGGACGTTGCGAATATTGCAAGTCTGGTAGATACAATCTCTGTAAGGAAGTTGAGTTTTTGGCCACTCCGCCCTTTGACGGCTCTTTTGCGCAATACATCAAGCACCGCGAGGACTTTCTATTCCCACTTCCGGATAACATGACCTTTGAAGAAGGGGCGCTTGTTGAACCTTTTTCGGTTGGCATTCACGCCTGTAAAAGAGCTCGCGTCCAGCCAGGTTCAACTGTAGCAATTCTCGGTATGGGTCCGGTTGGCTTAATGGCGGTTGTGGCTGCGAAGTGTTTTGGCGCAGCGCAAATCTACGTGACAGATATCGAGCCTGCTCGTCTCGAAGCTGCGAAGCGACTTGGGGCTACAGAGGCGTTCAATGTGAAAGATGTCGATGCCGTCGCCGAGATCAAAAGATTGACGCATGATGCTGGTGTCGACGTAGCAATCGAAACCGCAGGCAACCCAAGGGCTCTACAAACGGGACTAGCAGCAGTTCGGCCTGGAGGTGCGCTAGCTATTGTAGGTTTGCCGGCGCAAGATGAGATTCCTTTGAATGTTCCTTTAATCTCTAGCTACGAAATAGATATACACGGTATCTTCCGTTATGCGAACACCTACCCCCTAGGAATAAGCTTTCTAGCGTCGAACGATTTTGACTTAAATGCAGTGATAACTGATAAGTATCCGTTGGAACAAACACAAGATGCCTTGGAACGTGCACTTACTAATAAGAGCGGCAGTCTAAAGGTGATGGTTTACCCTAATGGTCAGTGA
- a CDS encoding carbohydrate ABC transporter permease: MATKLSETETITPVAQPKKARQKSANITERWMLMPSVILLAIISFIPLFYMIYSSFMNYMINPDQPTFYHFHNWAVTFHDSAFWLSWGRTATYAISGLVLEFLLGTALALAIYRLPWGQNIVTTIWMLPLFVAPIVTGLLGRFLVNSTYGLYAWVLQLLGVHTEILGNTLTAMPALILMDMWEWTPLITIIVLAGLQAMPEEPLEAADVDGAHYWDKLRYVILPLIARPLLVAVLVRSMDILRYVDTIMITTEGGPADATKTIGYYLVQIAFQFQDFGRAAAVGLTMLVITILIGQLFVRAFTRGEQQ, translated from the coding sequence GTGGCAACAAAGTTATCTGAGACCGAGACAATTACCCCTGTTGCACAGCCCAAAAAGGCTAGGCAAAAGAGTGCGAATATAACGGAACGCTGGATGCTAATGCCGTCTGTAATTTTGTTGGCCATCATCAGCTTTATTCCGCTTTTCTATATGATTTACTCAAGCTTTATGAACTATATGATCAATCCAGATCAGCCGACCTTTTATCACTTTCACAACTGGGCCGTTACATTTCATGATAGCGCTTTTTGGTTGTCTTGGGGCAGGACGGCAACGTATGCCATCTCCGGACTTGTGCTTGAGTTCCTCTTAGGAACGGCTTTAGCTTTGGCCATCTACCGACTGCCATGGGGGCAAAACATCGTGACAACCATCTGGATGTTGCCTTTGTTCGTCGCTCCGATTGTCACAGGGTTATTGGGACGATTTTTGGTGAACTCGACCTATGGGTTGTATGCTTGGGTTTTGCAACTGCTCGGGGTTCATACTGAAATTTTAGGAAACACCTTGACGGCGATGCCGGCTCTGATTTTGATGGATATGTGGGAGTGGACCCCTTTAATTACCATTATTGTTTTGGCGGGGCTGCAAGCTATGCCTGAAGAGCCGCTTGAAGCGGCCGACGTTGATGGTGCCCATTATTGGGATAAACTTAGATATGTCATTTTACCGTTGATAGCTCGCCCATTACTTGTTGCAGTGCTTGTTCGCTCCATGGATATTCTTCGCTACGTCGACACGATAATGATTACCACAGAGGGCGGCCCGGCCGACGCAACAAAGACCATTGGTTACTACTTGGTTCAGATTGCATTTCAGTTTCAGGATTTCGGAAGAGCTGCCGCGGTGGGCCTGACAATGCTAGTCATCACGATACTCATTGGTCAGCTGTTCGTGCGGGCGTTTACAAGGGGTGAACAACAATGA
- a CDS encoding class I fructose-bisphosphate aldolase yields MFNVDGKCFDVAIDHGFFNEWSFLSGIENMKSAVEAIVSASPDAVQLSPGQAHFLQDIPGKYKPSLVLRTDVANVYWDHLPRYLFSDLIDNAVEKAVSLDAVCVVVNLLLLPNQPELYHQTVENVMTLRASCDKYGMPLMVEPLVMQANEIRGGYMVDGDLKKIVPLVRQAAELGANVIKADPCDNVEEFHRVIEAASGVPVLTRGGGRASDEEILSRTYSLMQQGASGIVYGRNVVQHEKPKAITEALMAIVHNGATVSEAMSILGRG; encoded by the coding sequence ATGTTCAATGTGGATGGAAAATGCTTCGACGTGGCCATAGATCACGGTTTTTTCAACGAGTGGAGTTTTCTATCAGGCATCGAAAATATGAAGAGTGCGGTCGAAGCAATTGTTTCCGCGAGCCCGGATGCTGTTCAGCTCAGCCCGGGGCAGGCTCATTTTCTTCAAGATATCCCCGGTAAATATAAACCCTCTCTCGTTCTTCGCACAGACGTGGCGAATGTTTATTGGGATCACCTGCCCAGATACCTCTTTAGTGACCTTATTGACAATGCTGTTGAAAAGGCAGTTTCATTGGATGCCGTTTGTGTTGTGGTAAACCTCCTTTTGCTTCCGAATCAACCAGAGTTATACCATCAGACGGTAGAAAACGTAATGACGTTACGAGCCAGCTGTGATAAATACGGCATGCCACTGATGGTTGAACCTCTCGTGATGCAAGCAAACGAGATACGTGGAGGTTATATGGTTGACGGCGACCTCAAGAAGATTGTTCCGCTCGTACGACAAGCAGCAGAACTTGGTGCAAATGTCATTAAAGCAGACCCTTGTGATAATGTCGAAGAGTTCCATCGGGTTATCGAAGCTGCTTCTGGAGTGCCTGTGTTAACTAGAGGTGGTGGAAGAGCCTCAGACGAAGAGATTCTTTCGCGGACATACAGTCTTATGCAGCAAGGCGCTTCAGGTATCGTATACGGAAGAAACGTCGTTCAACATGAGAAACCCAAAGCGATAACAGAAGCACTGATGGCAATTGTCCATAATGGAGCTACAGTCAGCGAAGCGATGTCAATTCTAGGTAGGGGTTAA
- a CDS encoding carbohydrate ABC transporter permease encodes MNNTAVATKRHASLSLILVYIFVVLALIWAVVPLIWMILSSLKTQAGMFSMPPKFFFKPTFQTYHIMFSSTGHFGHYLLNSVLASVGSTLISLVLGTLGGWAIARGNFKREKDISFWVISTRMAPIPAVMLPLYLLFSKLGLIGTMVGLIFAYTTFNLPFALWIMMTFFKDIPPALEEAAMVDGCTKFRAFYRVTLPMAAPGLVATGILCLMFAWNDYAFASVFTSTASQTVPVAASLLVSQQGIQWGQAMSTGTVIMAPMVIAGLFVRKYLVRGLSMGAVK; translated from the coding sequence ATGAACAACACAGCCGTCGCAACGAAACGACACGCTTCATTAAGTCTTATCCTGGTCTATATATTCGTAGTGTTGGCACTGATCTGGGCAGTTGTGCCGCTGATTTGGATGATTCTATCGTCATTAAAGACACAGGCAGGTATGTTTTCCATGCCGCCTAAGTTCTTCTTTAAACCAACCTTTCAAACGTACCATATAATGTTTTCATCCACAGGGCACTTTGGGCATTATCTTCTCAACAGTGTCTTAGCCTCAGTTGGTTCCACACTCATTTCGCTAGTGCTAGGAACATTAGGTGGCTGGGCTATTGCTCGCGGCAATTTCAAGCGAGAAAAGGACATTTCGTTCTGGGTCATCAGTACGAGAATGGCGCCAATCCCGGCTGTGATGTTGCCTCTCTACTTACTCTTTTCGAAGTTGGGTTTAATTGGAACGATGGTGGGGCTGATTTTTGCCTATACAACGTTCAACCTTCCCTTCGCGTTATGGATTATGATGACGTTCTTCAAAGATATTCCTCCTGCATTAGAAGAGGCCGCAATGGTTGACGGTTGTACAAAGTTTCGGGCGTTCTATCGCGTGACTCTTCCTATGGCAGCTCCTGGACTAGTAGCGACGGGCATCTTGTGTCTTATGTTTGCCTGGAACGACTACGCTTTCGCTTCGGTCTTCACGAGTACAGCATCACAAACTGTCCCTGTAGCTGCGTCGTTGTTAGTCTCCCAACAAGGCATACAGTGGGGGCAGGCGATGTCAACTGGAACGGTCATCATGGCTCCAATGGTCATTGCAGGACTGTTTGTTCGTAAGTATCTTGTGCGTGGGTTGTCGATGGGCGCGGTTAAATAA
- a CDS encoding DeoR/GlpR family DNA-binding transcription regulator: MRDGEFCMLSIQRQQEIIDLIREKHSVTVSELVDRFSVSDMTIRRDLDSLEKRGILRKIYGGAVLADYVMGGPQEIAMDVRKIEETDAKLRIAQHASAFIEDDDVIIIDAGTTTLPLIKFLQPSPHLTVITNSIPIAYELTGSSVNLLLVGGDVRVTTHSTVGPKAKEFLSDLHARKFFMAASGLSLEKGLMNFNLYEAEIKRRMMNISDEVILIADSTKFNSPSYHTFAQWADIDVLITDSRISKDIADQIRELGVRVEIV, translated from the coding sequence ATGAGAGATGGCGAATTTTGTATGCTAAGTATCCAGCGTCAGCAGGAAATTATCGACTTAATTCGAGAAAAACACTCCGTTACGGTGAGTGAATTAGTGGATCGTTTTTCAGTTTCGGACATGACCATTCGCCGCGATCTCGACAGTCTTGAGAAGCGGGGGATCTTGCGGAAAATCTATGGGGGGGCCGTATTAGCAGACTATGTCATGGGCGGCCCCCAGGAAATTGCAATGGATGTTCGAAAAATCGAAGAAACCGACGCTAAATTACGGATAGCCCAGCATGCTTCAGCATTTATCGAGGATGATGACGTCATCATTATTGATGCGGGCACGACGACTTTGCCGCTGATAAAGTTCCTGCAGCCCAGTCCGCATCTTACGGTAATTACGAACTCAATACCTATTGCGTATGAGTTGACAGGATCGTCGGTAAATTTACTTTTGGTTGGTGGGGATGTTCGGGTCACGACTCATTCAACGGTCGGTCCGAAGGCGAAAGAGTTTCTGTCGGATCTTCATGCGAGGAAGTTTTTCATGGCAGCTTCGGGCCTATCATTGGAAAAAGGGCTCATGAATTTCAACTTGTATGAAGCCGAAATTAAGAGACGAATGATGAACATATCGGATGAAGTCATTCTTATCGCTGATTCCACGAAATTCAACAGCCCGTCATACCATACATTTGCTCAGTGGGCAGATATCGATGTGCTCATCACTGACTCCCGTATATCGAAGGATATCGCCGACCAAATTAGAGAACTTGGCGTACGTGTCGAAATTGTCTGA
- a CDS encoding zinc-dependent alcohol dehydrogenase family protein, whose protein sequence is MKALVIEGPKTAVIQEVPYPTPGEKEVTIRVKRCGICGTDFHIYQGEFLSPYPLIPGHEFSGVVEEVGPGVTQFTKGDRVAVDPSLFCGECEFCLTHRGNHCVNWGATGDTVNGALAEFVKVPAQNVFKLSNDLSFAAGAMIEPLACVVHGVNRLELKVGQSVLIFGAGSMGQLLTQALSRAGAGELVVVDVDQSKLDVALAHGATAGYLSQNIDQALSHRVGHAGFDVVIDVTGIPAVIETEFKYVAPTGTFMQFGVAPEKSSVSINPFDVYHKDLRIIGSMAINRTYGAAVNWINAGRFDIDSLISTVVSLEEIPALLEGGKASNVMKIQVSFD, encoded by the coding sequence TTGAAAGCACTAGTTATCGAAGGGCCAAAAACTGCCGTGATTCAAGAGGTCCCTTATCCAACACCAGGGGAAAAAGAAGTAACCATCCGGGTGAAACGTTGCGGTATTTGCGGAACGGACTTTCACATCTACCAAGGTGAATTTTTGTCTCCCTATCCATTGATTCCTGGCCACGAGTTTTCCGGTGTCGTTGAGGAAGTTGGCCCCGGAGTAACCCAGTTTACCAAAGGCGATCGCGTTGCGGTTGATCCATCGTTGTTCTGCGGCGAGTGTGAATTTTGCCTGACCCATAGAGGGAACCACTGTGTGAACTGGGGAGCAACAGGGGATACAGTCAACGGAGCACTTGCGGAATTTGTGAAAGTCCCAGCTCAAAATGTGTTCAAACTCTCTAACGACTTGTCTTTTGCCGCGGGTGCGATGATTGAACCGCTTGCCTGCGTAGTGCACGGAGTGAATCGGCTAGAACTCAAAGTTGGTCAGAGTGTATTGATTTTTGGCGCGGGAAGCATGGGGCAGTTGCTAACCCAAGCCCTTAGTCGTGCGGGTGCGGGTGAACTAGTTGTGGTTGACGTTGACCAATCGAAATTAGATGTTGCTTTAGCCCATGGTGCGACAGCAGGGTATCTCAGTCAGAATATCGATCAGGCCCTTTCACACAGAGTGGGGCACGCAGGTTTTGACGTTGTTATCGATGTCACAGGGATACCAGCGGTCATTGAGACAGAATTCAAATACGTCGCACCTACTGGAACGTTCATGCAGTTTGGTGTGGCACCGGAAAAATCTTCGGTTTCTATCAATCCTTTTGACGTTTACCACAAAGACTTGAGAATCATTGGATCTATGGCTATCAACCGAACCTACGGTGCCGCAGTGAATTGGATTAATGCAGGGCGGTTTGATATTGACTCGCTCATTTCAACCGTTGTAAGCCTCGAGGAAATCCCTGCATTACTCGAGGGTGGTAAGGCTTCCAATGTGATGAAGATACAAGTCTCGTTTGATTAA
- a CDS encoding NAD(P)-dependent alcohol dehydrogenase, protein MSGISTPEKIKAAYLKKALEVTLKEENLPTLGPHDVLVKVMAVGICGSDLHYYEFGKNAQKVVSRPIRLGHESSGVVAAVGEAVSRFKPGDRVAIEPGVACGKCSACKGGRYNLCPKVAFLGSPPVDGALIQYIRHPEDYLFALPDDVSFEEAALIEPFSVAIHACRRAKLQPGSTVSIAGMGPVGLLTVVAAKYFGAKSIIVSDLEASRLEVAKDLGATHAVQVSKEDALAVVAEVTNGLGVDVAFETAGSVKALHSALRMVRRGGQFLLVGMPPTDEVEFDIPLISSLEIDVYGVYRYANTYPIAIKMLSEIKGLAQKLVTHRFPLEETKEALECARTNKSKSLKIMIYPNGFTNYN, encoded by the coding sequence TTGTCGGGGATATCCACGCCTGAAAAGATAAAGGCAGCGTATCTTAAAAAAGCGCTTGAAGTAACGTTGAAGGAAGAAAATCTACCGACCTTGGGTCCTCACGATGTCCTGGTTAAGGTCATGGCGGTAGGAATTTGCGGTTCGGACTTGCATTACTACGAATTTGGGAAAAATGCGCAAAAAGTTGTGTCTCGTCCCATCCGACTGGGCCATGAAAGCTCAGGAGTTGTCGCGGCAGTTGGAGAGGCTGTGTCTCGGTTTAAACCGGGTGACCGCGTAGCAATCGAACCTGGTGTTGCATGCGGCAAGTGCTCCGCGTGTAAAGGCGGAAGATACAACCTTTGTCCGAAGGTTGCCTTTTTAGGCAGTCCACCCGTTGATGGGGCCTTAATTCAATACATCCGGCATCCTGAGGATTATTTATTTGCACTTCCGGACGATGTATCTTTCGAAGAAGCAGCTCTCATAGAGCCGTTTTCCGTCGCAATTCACGCATGTCGGAGAGCCAAGTTGCAACCAGGTTCAACTGTTAGCATTGCTGGGATGGGACCTGTTGGTCTACTGACCGTCGTTGCAGCGAAATACTTCGGTGCGAAGTCGATTATTGTTTCAGACCTCGAAGCATCACGCTTAGAAGTTGCAAAAGATTTGGGAGCGACACATGCTGTTCAGGTCTCGAAAGAGGATGCACTTGCGGTTGTAGCAGAAGTCACGAACGGACTTGGGGTTGATGTCGCTTTTGAAACCGCTGGAAGTGTTAAGGCGCTGCACTCAGCGCTAAGAATGGTCAGACGTGGCGGGCAGTTCTTGCTTGTTGGGATGCCGCCAACCGATGAGGTGGAATTCGACATACCACTTATCTCAAGTCTAGAAATTGATGTCTATGGTGTCTATCGCTATGCAAACACATATCCGATAGCCATCAAAATGTTATCCGAAATCAAAGGGTTGGCACAAAAGTTGGTGACCCATAGATTTCCACTCGAAGAAACAAAAGAGGCACTTGAGTGTGCGCGTACCAACAAAAGCAAGAGTCTTAAAATCATGATTTACCCTAATGGTTTTACAAACTACAACTGA
- a CDS encoding extracellular solute-binding protein, with product MKSKRLTLAASAVLGTTLLVAGCGNTSGNASSGSNTTSSKVDASQQIAAPFQGAVAGLPQITAPKGFNWKQYSGTTLNMITENTPPSSALAENIKEFEDVTGITVNIEQADLSTVAQKVALDFQAKSDKYQLIYADPYQMLAKYSYDYLDLNQFINDKSLPPVPGGLSDFIQSQLMVDGYMGTKDHLYALPYDTPTMVLVYRKDIFDNPKYKSLFQKENGFDWTPGPNLTWEKYLTIEKWINKEVKAGVITGVQYGAGEQAKEYDSLQCDFSDVLAAYGGDYFSAPNLGSIGTTTPGKSLMDSKQAIAAATIYKQIVDNAAPGSTSWDWNGLGEAFAAGDVAMAPEWHEFASTFENPSKSKVAGNVGYAILPKGPVRSANIFGGTGLAISKYATPEQQKAAWLFEVWATSPQAQYMILKSKDGGETPTRTSVYNLPEIQKGMTPGTPESKAMPNLLSMNATLQAWKAQNVYMRPKIPQWPQVDNIVFTQLSDMLANKQTPAQAMQNIATQSNQVTGN from the coding sequence ATGAAAAGCAAACGGCTAACGTTGGCTGCATCAGCAGTGCTCGGTACGACGCTGTTGGTCGCAGGATGTGGAAACACGAGTGGTAACGCTAGCTCCGGCTCAAACACTACCTCCTCAAAGGTAGATGCGTCGCAACAAATTGCTGCTCCATTTCAAGGTGCTGTTGCAGGTCTTCCACAGATTACTGCTCCGAAGGGGTTCAACTGGAAGCAGTACTCTGGCACCACGCTGAATATGATTACTGAGAACACGCCTCCGTCCTCGGCTCTTGCTGAGAATATTAAGGAATTCGAGGATGTAACCGGTATCACCGTTAACATTGAGCAAGCTGACCTCAGCACAGTTGCCCAAAAGGTTGCTCTCGACTTCCAAGCGAAGTCCGATAAGTATCAATTGATCTACGCTGATCCATATCAGATGTTAGCCAAGTATTCCTATGATTATCTCGACTTGAATCAGTTTATCAATGACAAATCGCTGCCGCCGGTTCCAGGCGGATTGAGTGACTTTATCCAAAGCCAGTTGATGGTCGATGGATACATGGGCACCAAAGATCACTTGTATGCTCTGCCATATGATACGCCGACGATGGTTCTTGTCTATCGTAAAGACATTTTCGACAATCCGAAGTACAAATCGTTGTTCCAGAAGGAAAACGGTTTCGACTGGACGCCAGGACCAAACCTCACATGGGAAAAATACCTAACGATTGAAAAGTGGATTAACAAGGAAGTTAAGGCTGGGGTTATTACGGGAGTACAGTACGGCGCCGGGGAACAAGCGAAAGAATACGATTCGTTGCAATGTGACTTCAGTGACGTCCTTGCTGCGTACGGCGGTGACTACTTCAGTGCTCCGAACCTTGGTAGCATTGGTACAACCACACCAGGCAAGTCTCTGATGGATTCCAAGCAAGCAATTGCAGCTGCCACAATTTATAAGCAGATTGTGGACAACGCAGCACCTGGCAGCACATCTTGGGATTGGAACGGCTTGGGTGAAGCGTTCGCTGCTGGTGACGTCGCGATGGCGCCGGAATGGCACGAATTTGCTTCCACTTTTGAAAACCCTTCCAAGTCGAAGGTCGCTGGTAACGTCGGTTACGCGATTCTTCCGAAAGGACCTGTTCGTAGTGCCAACATTTTTGGCGGCACTGGTTTGGCTATTAGTAAATATGCAACACCTGAACAGCAAAAGGCAGCTTGGTTGTTCGAAGTTTGGGCAACATCTCCACAGGCTCAATACATGATTCTGAAGTCCAAAGACGGCGGTGAAACACCGACTCGTACTTCTGTTTACAACCTGCCTGAAATTCAGAAAGGTATGACACCGGGTACTCCGGAATCCAAGGCGATGCCGAACTTGTTATCGATGAACGCAACACTGCAGGCTTGGAAAGCGCAAAACGTGTATATGAGACCGAAAATTCCACAATGGCCTCAAGTTGATAACATCGTATTTACTCAGCTTTCGGATATGTTAGCGAACAAACAAACGCCGGCACAGGCAATGCAAAACATCGCAACACAATCAAATCAAGTAACAGGAAACTAA
- a CDS encoding zinc-dependent alcohol dehydrogenase family protein has translation MKAVLYDRPESFSVTELKMPKVGKKQVLIKVALCGVCGTDVHIHKGEFISQFPLTPGHEFVGEVIEVGEEVTGIEVGSRVAVDNTILCGHCYYCKRNQPLYCENFYSLGCTGPGGFAEYVVAKFDKVFPIDGLTYEQAVMVEPISCAVHGLDKIDVQPGDSALLFGAGPTGIVLAQLLKHSGVSNLVVAAPAGPKLELVKKILDVEVVELSRTDHQKHVVEVQQRYPRGFDIVIDATGVPSVLQGSVQFAKFGAKIVVYGVCDESDRIELSPYAIFHKELKIIGSFAQTHCFDRAVEYLQRGIVNVDDFVTHRFSLNEFEQALNQVAHGKDHIKVVVDPTLV, from the coding sequence TTGAAAGCTGTATTGTATGACCGCCCAGAGTCTTTTTCCGTCACAGAGTTGAAAATGCCTAAAGTTGGGAAAAAACAGGTGCTTATTAAGGTTGCATTATGCGGTGTGTGTGGGACGGATGTACATATCCACAAGGGAGAGTTTATTTCTCAATTCCCTTTAACCCCTGGTCACGAGTTTGTTGGAGAAGTGATTGAAGTTGGTGAAGAGGTCACAGGCATCGAAGTTGGTTCACGGGTCGCCGTTGACAATACGATTTTGTGTGGCCACTGCTATTACTGTAAACGAAATCAACCACTTTACTGTGAAAACTTTTACTCGCTTGGCTGTACCGGACCAGGAGGATTCGCCGAATACGTGGTGGCTAAGTTTGACAAGGTGTTTCCTATTGACGGACTCACGTATGAACAAGCAGTGATGGTAGAGCCTATCTCGTGTGCCGTTCACGGGTTGGATAAGATTGATGTTCAACCGGGCGACAGTGCCTTGCTTTTTGGCGCAGGACCTACGGGTATCGTTCTGGCTCAACTTTTGAAACACTCTGGTGTCAGCAACTTGGTCGTCGCGGCACCGGCTGGCCCTAAATTGGAATTAGTAAAAAAGATACTTGATGTAGAGGTCGTGGAATTATCTCGTACAGACCACCAAAAACACGTTGTAGAGGTACAACAGCGTTATCCGCGAGGTTTTGACATCGTGATTGACGCAACGGGTGTACCGTCTGTTCTGCAAGGATCAGTTCAATTTGCCAAGTTTGGTGCCAAAATTGTGGTTTACGGGGTCTGTGATGAGTCCGACAGGATTGAACTCAGTCCATACGCAATTTTTCACAAGGAACTGAAAATAATCGGTTCCTTTGCCCAAACTCATTGTTTTGACAGGGCTGTTGAATACTTGCAACGCGGTATCGTCAACGTCGATGACTTCGTTACGCACAGGTTTAGTTTGAACGAATTCGAGCAAGCGTTGAACCAAGTGGCACACGGGAAGGACCATATTAAGGTTGTTGTCGATCCAACCTTAGTCTAG